In a genomic window of Spirosoma agri:
- a CDS encoding class I SAM-dependent methyltransferase: MYKTTEITSAEIASDNPVHQRLLFPYVEAATIVSGNVLEIGCGWGRGLELLTKAAGHYTGIDKNTELIAALSAEYPQSTFIAASIPPLTSANGLPIPDNTFDFIVTFQVIEHIENDDLFIREAHRVLKPGGKLLLTTVNKTFSLTRNPWHVREYYADGLRNLIGRYFSSVDDKGIHGNGKVMTYYEQNKQSVKKLTRFDIFNLQYKLPRRLLQVPYDLMNRLNRNRLLKADGIAAEINYTDYLVSKDPAGSLDFFYIATK, from the coding sequence ATGTACAAAACCACCGAAATTACTTCTGCCGAAATTGCCTCGGACAATCCTGTTCACCAACGGTTGCTATTTCCCTACGTTGAAGCGGCAACGATCGTCAGCGGTAATGTGCTCGAAATCGGGTGTGGTTGGGGCCGTGGCCTCGAACTACTCACCAAAGCTGCCGGTCATTACACGGGTATTGATAAGAATACTGAGTTGATTGCCGCCCTTAGTGCCGAATATCCACAGTCTACTTTTATTGCGGCCAGTATTCCGCCCCTTACGAGTGCCAATGGGCTACCAATTCCTGACAATACGTTCGATTTTATTGTCACGTTTCAGGTAATTGAGCACATCGAAAATGATGACCTGTTTATCCGCGAGGCTCATCGCGTGCTGAAACCCGGTGGTAAACTGCTACTGACTACGGTCAATAAAACGTTCTCGCTGACCCGTAACCCCTGGCATGTCCGGGAATATTACGCCGACGGGCTCAGAAATCTGATCGGCCGTTATTTTTCGTCGGTCGATGACAAAGGGATTCACGGCAATGGCAAGGTGATGACGTATTATGAGCAGAATAAGCAGTCGGTCAAAAAGCTGACGCGCTTCGATATCTTCAACTTACAGTACAAACTGCCCCGTCGACTGTTGCAGGTTCCCTACGACCTGATGAACCGCCTGAATCGCAACCGGCTCCTAAAAGCCGATGGTATTGCCGCCGAAATCAACTATACCGACTATCTGGTCAGTAAAGATCCTGCCGGAAGCCTTGATTTCTTTTACATCGCGACAAAGTAA
- a CDS encoding class I SAM-dependent methyltransferase — MIPLDRFSGHANLYAQYRIDYPPDLYNYLLSFVTERRAAWDCATGNGQVADVLANSFDQVDATDISETQLILAAKKPNIRYQLSQAEQTPFANQTFDLITVAQALHWFTIDAFHQEVRRVAKPGAILAEWGYGLVKLGSDLDAVLLDFYRNRVGPYWDPQRVHIDTSYANLPFPFADVQHNQFTIHRNWTLDRFLNYLRTWSAVRQYIHENEEDPVTDFGEQLKAHWGEGEREIRFPVFFRLGRVMDEPVQ, encoded by the coding sequence ATGATACCTCTCGACCGTTTTTCGGGACATGCTAATCTGTATGCACAGTATCGCATCGATTACCCGCCAGACCTTTATAATTACCTTCTCTCGTTTGTAACCGAGCGTCGTGCCGCCTGGGATTGTGCTACGGGAAATGGTCAGGTTGCGGATGTGTTGGCCAATTCATTTGATCAGGTCGATGCCACCGACATTAGTGAGACACAACTGATCCTGGCGGCAAAAAAACCGAATATCCGTTACCAGCTTAGCCAAGCCGAACAAACGCCGTTTGCCAACCAGACATTTGACCTGATTACCGTGGCACAGGCGTTGCACTGGTTTACTATTGACGCATTCCATCAGGAGGTCAGACGAGTCGCTAAACCGGGTGCTATACTGGCCGAATGGGGCTATGGCCTGGTTAAACTCGGCTCCGACCTCGACGCTGTCCTGCTCGACTTCTACCGCAACCGCGTTGGCCCCTATTGGGACCCGCAACGTGTTCACATCGATACATCGTACGCCAATCTGCCGTTCCCGTTTGCGGATGTACAGCACAATCAATTTACCATCCACCGAAACTGGACGCTGGATCGCTTTCTGAACTACTTACGAACCTGGTCAGCCGTGCGACAATATATCCACGAGAATGAAGAAGATCCCGTTACTGACTTCGGTGAACAGCTAAAAGCCCATTGGGGCGAAGGCGAGCGGGAGATACGATTCCCGGTATTTTTTCGGCTGGGCCGCGTAATGGATGAGCCCGTTCAGTAA
- a CDS encoding GWxTD domain-containing protein, which translates to MRILSALLLSLFVLACSTSKKTQQDRATAAYEARTEARRNSTQSDRPAAPPATAAPIKLNDRPAVTPSSTPTAGPKQVGDWVVTSIKGKFLAIDTSSVRVFMNLTAKTPKGEPIVNPTDFIEHFQIAYVMYPDYNNRERLGYGNIQLTTQNVGYENDYLTLTFDVKRPVASDKKDITTAVLLTEITETNNGAKARNDLTLRFKSPKLSDQYSLFDKNGKQPQLRNYVNAGDTVIIRDVNGTSKPLFGFRYRHDFEAASSPMNTSPKPAARSLNVDSTLTITTNQPFIIPREGLYYFVEDTTAESGIGLVVADKRFPKMTRPEKLIKPVLYMSTSSEIGELNQAQDVKKAFDRYWLSLMSGNEEVARKTLKAYFDRVEEANRLFTSYKEGWKTDKGMIYIVLGAPDRVQRNREREVWVYNRRANVSEVNFTFTKKPNQFVEDHYELVRYIEYQPIWYPIVEAWRTGAIRE; encoded by the coding sequence ATGCGTATTCTGTCAGCTTTACTGCTTAGTCTATTCGTATTGGCCTGCTCAACCAGCAAAAAAACGCAGCAGGATCGTGCCACGGCTGCCTACGAGGCTCGTACGGAAGCCCGTCGCAACTCGACCCAGAGCGATCGACCGGCAGCACCACCGGCTACAGCCGCACCCATAAAACTAAATGACAGGCCCGCCGTTACCCCCAGCTCAACGCCAACAGCGGGACCAAAGCAGGTTGGTGACTGGGTTGTCACCTCCATCAAAGGCAAGTTTCTGGCTATCGATACCAGCTCCGTTCGGGTATTTATGAACCTGACGGCTAAAACGCCCAAGGGCGAACCCATCGTCAACCCAACGGATTTTATTGAACATTTTCAGATCGCTTACGTCATGTATCCCGATTATAACAATCGGGAACGGCTGGGTTACGGAAATATTCAATTGACAACGCAGAACGTTGGCTACGAGAATGACTACCTGACCTTAACGTTTGACGTAAAACGCCCTGTCGCATCCGATAAAAAAGACATTACAACCGCTGTTTTGCTGACGGAAATTACGGAAACCAACAACGGGGCTAAAGCGCGGAATGATCTTACACTTCGTTTCAAATCTCCTAAACTCAGTGACCAGTACTCTCTATTCGATAAAAACGGGAAGCAGCCGCAACTACGCAACTATGTGAACGCAGGCGATACGGTTATTATTCGCGACGTAAACGGCACCAGCAAACCGCTGTTCGGTTTTCGCTACCGGCACGACTTCGAGGCAGCGTCATCGCCTATGAACACGTCGCCCAAACCAGCCGCGCGATCACTGAACGTTGATTCAACACTGACCATTACGACAAATCAGCCATTCATCATTCCACGCGAAGGTCTGTACTATTTCGTGGAAGACACGACGGCGGAGTCGGGCATTGGCTTGGTCGTCGCTGATAAGCGTTTCCCCAAGATGACCCGCCCCGAAAAGCTGATCAAACCGGTGCTGTACATGAGTACCAGCAGTGAGATTGGCGAATTGAACCAGGCGCAGGATGTTAAAAAAGCATTCGATCGCTACTGGCTGAGTCTGATGTCGGGCAATGAAGAGGTTGCCCGGAAAACGCTCAAAGCGTATTTTGATCGGGTTGAAGAGGCCAATCGGTTATTTACGAGCTACAAAGAAGGCTGGAAGACCGATAAAGGGATGATTTATATCGTCCTGGGTGCTCCTGATCGTGTGCAACGGAACCGCGAGCGCGAAGTGTGGGTTTATAATCGCCGGGCCAATGTCTCGGAAGTTAATTTTACCTTTACCAAGAAACCGAATCAATTTGTCGAGGATCATTACGAACTGGTGCGCTACATTGAGTATCAGCCGATTTGGTACCCGATTGTCGAAGCATGGAGAACCGGCGCAATCCGCGAGTAA
- a CDS encoding c-type cytochrome produces MKKSFGFLFAAAALALASFDVNAQAPTGDIPPDMNALMSKYTCIACHRPNQRLVGPAYADVAKKKYSDEEIVNLIYNPIPSHWPGYPPMAPMKQVPKEDAMKLATWINSLDKSPAKKAGSSKAKGKGKKAA; encoded by the coding sequence ATGAAAAAATCGTTTGGATTTCTCTTTGCTGCGGCTGCTCTTGCCCTGGCTTCATTCGATGTCAATGCGCAGGCTCCGACTGGTGATATTCCGCCGGATATGAATGCCCTGATGAGCAAATATACTTGTATTGCCTGCCATCGGCCTAATCAACGCTTGGTTGGTCCTGCCTACGCAGATGTGGCTAAGAAAAAGTATTCTGACGAGGAGATCGTCAATTTGATTTACAACCCGATTCCGAGTCACTGGCCGGGTTATCCCCCAATGGCACCTATGAAACAGGTTCCTAAAGAGGATGCAATGAAACTGGCAACCTGGATCAACTCGCTTGACAAAAGCCCTGCCAAAAAAGCTGGTTCTAGCAAAGCAAAAGGCAAAGGCAAAAAAGCTGCCTAA
- a CDS encoding lipase family protein, producing the protein MKILYNYSLIVFCLLVSYRSVAQSGRLKPGFEKAELIDMLKVAGGHVDSVTIGMPERYKKLYRSPIVGLDNRWELWQRDDGVGVISIRGTTLDPLGWLENFYAAMIPATGQLQLSETESFSYKLAKNPRAAVHAGWVIGMAYLVKDIMPKLDSCIQKGTKEFIVTGDSQGGAISFLMTSYLTSQLGNRLPADVRLKTYCIAAPKPGNLSYAYDYEVITQGGWGFNVVNSADWVPEIPMSIQTSNDFNQTNPFVGVPQMIRKQKFFNRIALNYAFNKLDKPTKKAQKQYQRFLGTYIERIVGKNLPNYQAPAYVESNHYVRTGQTIVLDADEVYYQQFPNDTKKLFMHHFLKPYLFLANRLK; encoded by the coding sequence ATGAAAATCCTGTACAACTATAGCCTAATTGTCTTTTGTCTGCTGGTTTCCTATCGGTCAGTCGCTCAGTCGGGCCGTCTTAAACCCGGTTTCGAGAAAGCGGAACTTATTGACATGCTGAAAGTAGCGGGGGGCCATGTCGATTCCGTTACGATTGGTATGCCTGAACGATACAAGAAACTGTACCGTTCGCCGATCGTTGGTCTCGATAACCGCTGGGAATTATGGCAGCGCGATGACGGTGTGGGGGTAATCAGCATTCGGGGCACAACGCTTGATCCGCTGGGCTGGCTGGAAAATTTCTATGCCGCCATGATACCGGCCACCGGCCAGTTGCAGCTGAGTGAGACGGAATCGTTCTCTTACAAACTGGCAAAAAATCCACGAGCGGCTGTTCATGCAGGCTGGGTGATCGGCATGGCCTATCTAGTCAAGGACATCATGCCCAAACTGGATTCCTGCATTCAGAAGGGGACAAAAGAGTTCATCGTAACGGGCGATAGCCAGGGTGGAGCCATTTCTTTTCTGATGACCTCGTACTTAACTAGTCAGCTGGGAAACCGGCTCCCCGCCGATGTTCGCCTGAAGACCTATTGCATTGCTGCGCCCAAGCCGGGTAATCTTTCGTACGCCTACGATTACGAAGTGATAACGCAGGGCGGCTGGGGATTCAATGTCGTTAATTCGGCGGACTGGGTCCCCGAAATACCGATGTCGATCCAGACATCCAATGATTTCAACCAGACGAATCCATTCGTCGGTGTACCGCAGATGATCCGGAAGCAGAAATTCTTTAACCGGATTGCGCTCAATTACGCGTTCAACAAGTTAGACAAACCGACCAAGAAGGCCCAGAAGCAATACCAGCGGTTCTTAGGCACGTACATTGAGCGCATTGTTGGTAAAAACCTGCCCAACTATCAGGCACCGGCCTATGTCGAGAGTAATCATTACGTACGCACCGGGCAGACCATCGTGCTGGATGCTGACGAGGTTTACTACCAGCAATTCCCGAACGATACGAAAAAATTATTCATGCATCATTTTCTAAAGCCTTACTTATTTCTGGCCAATCGCCTGAAATAA
- a CDS encoding WD40/YVTN/BNR-like repeat-containing protein, translating into MDISSRYFSQLKRKDPAIILNLWAFLVAAYRVGKLVELLSFVVWECRHRVGLFSRDRYVKFTDDTCPSLGVDTDLAIQSSEFLNREGFCFEPVPIDWKYCFEAPDGTLWGTRYSDNNKLVYSIDGSISVTIAYEFLHSISSLYINSQGYLFVCVEGTIYKSSDCGLSFKKVLSLSSSISYFLFNNGMTELPDRTLFIGEYGSIWRRNNWQNLAFLYYSTDGGDTWTMTDFLVREGANKHIHVVKYCERLAALLLTDGDNKKRAWINSSLTHFDERTTRRQSFGWRLVTKFHHQTGGYLAVTETKNCVLLGSDYLGGTNFIVRTLDGRRFEKSVMPDPYRRSPIMNMTTTQSRACQEVWAFSYSCLSTTSKSLLMCSKDDGKTWARVIEFDGTKNEVRLVSTSQRKSGILHIAITTYGDCPESHRHQVYKLMHKSARPVQVNEASTFTTTANHSELSVIQ; encoded by the coding sequence ATGGATATTTCTTCTAGATATTTTAGTCAATTAAAACGTAAAGATCCTGCAATCATTTTGAACTTATGGGCTTTTTTAGTGGCCGCTTATCGGGTTGGTAAACTTGTCGAGCTCCTCTCTTTTGTCGTATGGGAGTGCAGACATAGAGTAGGGTTATTCTCCCGAGACCGATATGTGAAATTTACCGATGATACTTGTCCTTCTCTGGGCGTAGATACCGATCTGGCTATACAAAGCAGTGAATTCTTAAATCGTGAGGGTTTTTGTTTCGAGCCAGTACCGATAGACTGGAAGTATTGTTTTGAGGCTCCGGACGGCACACTTTGGGGAACCCGGTATTCAGATAACAATAAATTGGTTTACAGTATTGACGGAAGTATATCGGTTACGATTGCCTATGAGTTTTTGCATTCAATAAGTTCTCTTTACATTAATTCGCAAGGGTACTTATTTGTTTGTGTCGAGGGTACTATTTATAAAAGTTCAGATTGTGGACTAAGCTTCAAGAAGGTTTTATCGCTCTCCAGTTCAATCAGCTACTTTCTATTCAATAACGGCATGACTGAATTGCCGGATCGGACGTTGTTTATTGGGGAGTATGGGTCTATCTGGCGGAGAAACAACTGGCAAAACCTGGCATTTCTGTACTATTCTACTGATGGTGGGGATACTTGGACGATGACTGATTTTCTAGTTCGCGAAGGCGCAAATAAACATATTCACGTAGTGAAATATTGTGAACGATTGGCCGCCCTTTTATTGACCGATGGTGATAATAAAAAACGAGCTTGGATTAATTCATCGTTGACGCATTTCGACGAACGCACCACTCGCAGGCAATCGTTCGGGTGGAGACTGGTTACCAAATTTCACCATCAGACGGGGGGCTATCTTGCCGTCACTGAAACGAAGAATTGTGTGCTTTTGGGTAGTGATTACCTGGGCGGTACAAACTTCATTGTCAGGACCCTCGACGGGCGTCGATTCGAGAAGTCGGTAATGCCTGATCCTTATCGTCGTAGCCCGATAATGAATATGACAACGACGCAGTCAAGAGCATGTCAGGAGGTGTGGGCCTTCTCGTACAGCTGTTTATCGACTACGTCAAAATCATTACTGATGTGCTCAAAAGACGATGGCAAAACGTGGGCTCGGGTCATTGAGTTTGATGGTACTAAAAATGAGGTACGACTGGTGAGTACCTCACAAAGAAAATCGGGGATTTTACATATTGCCATTACGACGTATGGGGATTGTCCTGAAAGTCATCGGCACCAGGTTTACAAGTTAATGCATAAGTCTGCCAGACCAGTTCAAGTCAATGAAGCATCCACTTTTACTACTACTGCTAATCATAGCGAGTTGTCGGTCATCCAGTGA
- the rlmB gene encoding 23S rRNA (guanosine(2251)-2'-O)-methyltransferase RlmB, giving the protein MENRRNPRVNRPNTNRNTNSRPQFRPEPDEMVFGIQSVIETLKSDQQIDKLYMEKGLSNPDIQNLAFQNRVTIQRVPVERLDRLTRKNHQGVVCLIAQVQYVKLSNVIADVYERGETPFFLLLDRITDVRNFGAIARTAECTGVQCIVIPGRGAAAINSDAMKTSSGALNHISVCREPELAETIKYLQESGITVVACTEKSSRDLYERSTDLTGPIAVIMGSEEDGISPELLRMADNHVKIPLLGAVGSLNVSVATGVVLYEAVRQRSIPVSAE; this is encoded by the coding sequence ATGGAGAACCGGCGCAATCCGCGAGTAAATCGCCCGAATACGAATAGAAATACCAATTCAAGACCCCAGTTTCGCCCTGAACCCGACGAAATGGTGTTCGGTATTCAGTCTGTTATCGAGACGCTCAAGTCCGATCAGCAGATTGACAAACTATACATGGAAAAGGGGTTGAGCAACCCCGATATTCAAAATCTGGCCTTTCAAAACCGCGTCACCATTCAGCGTGTACCGGTCGAACGGCTCGATCGGCTGACCCGAAAAAATCACCAGGGTGTTGTCTGTCTCATTGCGCAGGTCCAGTACGTCAAGCTTTCCAACGTTATCGCCGATGTGTATGAGCGGGGCGAAACGCCGTTTTTCCTGCTTCTCGACCGCATAACCGACGTTCGGAATTTTGGAGCCATTGCCCGGACAGCCGAATGTACGGGTGTCCAGTGCATCGTTATTCCCGGACGTGGGGCTGCGGCCATCAACTCCGATGCGATGAAAACGTCGTCGGGTGCGCTCAACCATATTTCGGTTTGCCGCGAGCCGGAACTGGCTGAAACGATAAAATATTTACAGGAATCAGGGATTACAGTTGTGGCCTGTACGGAAAAATCAAGCCGCGACCTTTACGAACGCAGTACCGATCTTACGGGTCCCATTGCCGTGATCATGGGATCGGAGGAAGATGGTATTTCACCCGAACTGTTGCGTATGGCTGACAACCACGTTAAAATTCCGCTTCTCGGCGCAGTCGGCTCACTGAACGTATCGGTGGCAACGGGGGTAGTCCTCTACGAAGCCGTTCGGCAACGAAGCATACCGGTCAGCGCCGAGTAA